A stretch of Ranitomeya variabilis isolate aRanVar5 chromosome 3, aRanVar5.hap1, whole genome shotgun sequence DNA encodes these proteins:
- the NUMA1 gene encoding nuclear mitotic apparatus protein 1 isoform X3, which produces MSLHGTLMESLLTWVNSLKVDEPIERLSQMQDLSIFIKIITKLNGNVEEAARILKQPPEERLKFLQRHCRCGSRAEDLVQWQKILQAESSDLEICKVIVLLFYVSNMKSKDAQEWETFDHKTQTALASILRFVLDNEDDLSLDDKLISFLQRKERVLSSGDSASSSDETMSPNVTARKAQVRFLELHRIASSSTMKSFPLDSPSSPMSEVLHMPQFQIRRLRKQLIEGRDLRDELELELSETKKRMAEKEAQIYLMQQRIERLMLLNEKQEDQQEPKEMEELREKNESLMIRLRDTLKQCQDLKTDRIQLERKNDQLSEEHRDLSYKVRDFSGRLAELQEALNETTEEHEASVAGWQKQQNRLESELNLAITEKKSLEERNQILQEKISMLEDQLKKMGEIEKGERLGDVLKLENLQQEVVSLNTKSSELEAQISNLEEEKKVARADAEAQRSRFESEKIQLQDIVTNLQTSLSEITFQKEKQDQDARRQEEMLTCQITTLKLEISKLKVSVTRKDQELSGLQAEVEEERRQRGQLELVLQKQEESSKKSIAELSHQVEHLGSTLRQTEGKLLEINEQLGLNTQQMLSLQQERDKCADERDSTITMLNEYKKAKEEEVTALGKTCQALQGDHQASVVAVEELKKEKAELALKVQELDATILDLLAKCHNLDAENDAQDKSHAASLEALKTQISEKEAQVKIYQQKVSRMELVGKENAEMKEQLLSLKEMLEKERETSASLESERKRSAELEGKVKSLRERRDQAIATLDKEKSAVGKLESRVTQLGEELRAKTESLQEKLSESSAATRQREDQIDKLRKEICIWKERADSSRQVEAQAQSLKKEHDEVCQQLANERLKVSSIEAANSAQLGQVRRLESELSAAKAQLEEKEAQEQKLLHNIRSTEAKLRSAQQEDAEHVSQLEMTCSNKAQELQALSNEFSAEKQKVVDLQAEIKRLEEQKSEKIAALESKISSMRKARTQSEQSLRELSADLEEKKACIREAHEKHQQELLRREDEHRCLAGERDKVLRELKTEQEAKQEAEAQLQKYVDGHKNEFSALQNELSRSLDLIALKESELERLTKEVASREEEIQQGKLKADGLTKEVDILKKRSDTQDEEIKHYIQKVKAAETETNSLKAALPGIHGQVTRLEQEVQSKVREVASVQQQYQATVGEVQALQSRIAELESRCSGLEDAVNAARKEAAEAKTNASEKASASEQHQKGMQTLAAEVQQERQRTLELSKQLDESRALQTETEASLEALKKELFHKVQELEQSQKTSSESSRELSSARSAAQEYEKELSETKEQAAHHQNEAESKVEQIKSLQKELSDMATKLTSSERSSGEAKELLVRESSRSSELTEQLRTVKEKLEASSKELLDKQAAIQSLTAEASSYQDEAGKQRATVEGLQKTLLSYQTSTANLEKDIKTWQEKFSQKEAEMSGVQHQLQELESIQSLYQEMKAEQSRRESQHQEERLQNQTVAESLQRELEKSKAEAASVLSLRGALDQKEKMLETLQKEMKDHREQIASLQEEIKLQTGENETLSQAYEQEVKKVQTELAEMAKKHTQELETLRLQYEKKASEGEGQLQDLSRKYEHAKAQILDERQKLQEEKQKLLTQVHDLNKQMDKGAQAAEHYKAQMEKAKVHYDVKKQQHQQLSAELQSVTREQEALRKENAELKAESERASKELQRSLLQNKEAQKTSKTLSYQVRSLEAQVEDANRQLRELTKAQAPTEAMKSRESLRPPRVTRSHADVSVDSLDMSDEEEDPLNSTSKNGRSHQLPSKSTAKSSSPTAAASNRLPRKVESLESLYFTPIPTRTRSKLDSSIGSIPDLSLDSSKKTRSARRRTTQVINITMTKKTKEEGEPESPNTSFYSLRSAPSHQNLQQPQDSHRRGGKPQPATSAPALTSLPSLESLVKPELTSSDDSLNNSVLMSLPGYRPTTRSSARLSQAGASGRSSFYLNTCQDEPDPQEDWSRIAELQQRNQACPPHLKTSYPLESRTTLLASSITDEEVKTGDPLETLRRATLLPAQIQESVGSTRRMTLASTGTEHSSAGSSITTRQQRKRVSEDSHYGPDTPESKKSASCFPRPMTPKEKSETRRLSAAESKAGVSQQQSLTSRRQTMAFNILNTPKKLGSSLLKRGLSKMSTPKSTPQGRGGSSKASLLGIRKSPNRKSPRGSGKSPKNTKESPDLNAEKKNK; this is translated from the exons GTGAACAGCTTGAAGGTGGATGAGCCCATCGAGCGTCTCTCCCAGATGCAGGATCTCAGCATCTTCATCAAAATCATTACTAAACT GAACGGGAACGTGGAGGAGGCGGCCCGGATCCTGAAGCAGCCGCCGGAGGAAAGACTGAAGTTCTTACAGA GACACTGCAGATGCGGCTCTAGAGCTGAGGATTTGGTGCAGTGGCAGAAGATCTTACAAGCAGAGAGCAGTGATCTGGAGATATGTAAG GTCATTGTTCTTCTTTTCTACGTCTCCAACATGAAGAGTAAGGACGCTCAGGAGTGGGAGACGTTCGATCACAAGACACAG ACCGCGCTCGCCTCCATCCTGAGGTTTGTGCTGGATAATGAAGACGATCTGTCGCTGGATGATAAACTGATCAGCTTCCTGCAGAGAAAAG AGCGGGTCCTTTCCTCCGGTGACAGCGCCTCCAGCTCCGATGAGACCATGTCCCCCAATGTGACCGCTAGGAAGGCACAGGTGCGATTCCTGGAGCTGCACCGCATTGCCTCATCGTCCACCATGAAAAG TTTTCCCCTGGACTCTCCGTCCTCTCCTATGAGCGAGGTGCTGCACATGCCGCAGTTCCAGATTCGGAGGCTCCGGAAGCAGCTCATCGAGGGACGAGACTTGCGGGATGAACTGGAGCTCGAGCTCTCAGAGACTAAAAAGCGGATGGCAGAAAAAG AAGCGCAAATTTACCTTATGCAGCAGCGAATTGAGCGTCTGATGCTCCTGAACGAGAAGCAAGAGGATCAGCAGGAGCCCAAAGAGATGGAGGAGCTGCGGGAGAAGAATGAGAG CCTCATGATTCGCCTCCGGGACACCCTGAAGCAATGTCAGGACTTAAAGACGGACCGGATCCAGCTGGAGAGGAAGAACGACCAACTCTCCGAGGAGCACAGAGACCTCTCCTACAAG GTGCGGGACTTTTCTGGTCGCTTAGCTGAGCTGCAGGAGGCTCTGAATGAAACCACTGAGGAGCACGAGGCGTCGGTGGCCGGGTGGCAGAAGCAGCAGAATCGTCTGGAGTCCGAGCTGAACTTGGCAATAACTGAGAAG AAAAGTCTGGAGGAACGAAACCAGATTCTTCAAGAAAAAATCTCAATGTTGGAAGATCAACTGAAGAAGATGGGAGAAATCGAGAAAGGGGAGAGATTGGGGGATGTCCTCAAG ctggaaAATTTACAGCAAGAAGTTGTCTCTCTAAACACCAAATCTTCAGAGCTTGAAGCTCAGATCTCCAACTTGGAAGAGGAGAAGAAGGTGGCCAGGGCGGACGCCGAGGCACAGAGGTCACGCTTCGAATCTGAGAAGATACAGCTCCAGGACATTGTCACCAACCTGCAGACGTCCTTGTCGGAGATCACCTTCCAGAAGGAGAAGCAGGACCAGGATGCCCGGCGCCAGGAGGAGATGCTCACCTGTCAGATCACCACCCTGAAGCTGGAAATCTCCAAGCTGAAGGTGTCCGTGACGCGGAAGGATCAGGAGCTTTCTGGTCTCCAGGCAGAAGTGGAAGAGGAGAGGAGGCAGAGAGGACAACTGGAGCTCGTCCTGCAGAAGCAAGAGGAGTCCTCGAAAAAGAGCATCGCAGAACTCAGCCATCAGGTCGAACATCTCGGCAGCACGCTGAGGCAGACGGAAGGCAAACTGCTGGAGATAAATGAGCAGCTGGGACTCAACACCCAACAGATGCTCAGTCTACAGCAGGAGCGGGATAAATGTGCCGACGAGAGGGACTCCACCATCACCATGCTCAACGAGTATAAGAAGGCCAAGGAGGAAGAAGTGACCGCCCTGGGGAAGACATGCCAGGCCTTACAAGGCGATCACCAAGCCAGTGTGGTAGCGGTGGAAGAGCTGAAGAAGGAGAAAGCCGAGTTGGCCCTGAAAGTGCAGGAGCTAGACGCCACCATTCTGGACCTGCTCGCCAAATGTCACAACCTGGACGCAGAAAACGACGCACAGGACAAGTCTCACGCGGCTTCTCTGGAGGCGCTGAAAACGCAGATCTCCGAAAAAGAGGCGCAGGTGAAAATCTACCAGCAGAAAGTGTCCCGGATGGAGCTGGTGGGCAAAGAAAACGCAGAAATGAAAGAACAACTCCTGTCCCTGAAGGAAATGTTGGAAAAGGAGAGAGAAACGTCTGCTTCACTAGAGAGCGAGCGGAAGAGAAGTGCCGAGCTGGAAGGAAAAGTGAAAAGCTTACGGGAACGACGAGACCAGGCCATCGCTACGCTCGACAAGGAGAAATCTGCCGTTGGAAAACTCGAATCTCGGGTCACACAACTAGGAGAAGAACTGCGAGCAAAAACTGAGAGCCTGCAGGAGAAGCTGTCCGAATCCTCTGCTGCCACCCGACAGCGAGAGGACCAAATCGACAAACTGAGAAAGGAAATATGCATCTGGAAAGAGCGAGCCGACAGCTCCCGCCAGGTGGAAGCGCAAGCCCAAAGCTTGAAAAAAGAGCACGATGAGGTCTGTCAGCAGCTGGCGAACGAGAGGTTGAAGGTATCGAGTATAGAAGCCGCCAACTCCGCGCAGCTGGGTCAGGTGCGTCGCCTGGAGTCCGAGCTCTCAGCAGCCAAGGCTCAGCTCGAAGAGAAGGAAGCGCAGGAGCAGAAGCTGCTTCATAACATCCGCTCCACCGAGGCGAAGCTGCGCTCCGCTCAGCAGGAGGACGCAGAACACGTCTCCCAGCTGGAAATGACCTGCAGCAACAAAGCGCAGGAGCTTCAGGCCCTCTCCAACGAGTTTTCTGCTGAGAAACAAAAAGTGGTAGATTTACAGGCTGAAATAAAGCGTCTGGAAGAACAGAAATCTGAGAAGATCGCGGCTTTGGAGTCAAAAATAAGTTCAATGAGAAAAGCAAGGACGCAAAGTGAACAATCCCTCCGGGAACTGTCCGCAGACTTGGAGGAGAAGAAAGCATGCATCAGAGAGGCTCATGAGAAGCACCAGCAGGAGCTTCTCCGGAGGGAGGACGAGCATCGCTGCCTGGCAGGAGAGCGGGATAAAGTCCTACGAGAGCTCAAGACCGAGCAGGAGGCCAagcaggaggccgaggcccagCTCCAGAAATACGTGGACGGCCACAAAAACGAGTTCTCCGCTCTACAGAACGAACTGTCGCGCTCTCTTGATCTTATCGCACTTAAGGAGAGCGAGCTGGAGAGACTGACCAAGGAAGTGGCCTCCAGGGAGGAAGAAATACAACAGGGAAAACTCAAAGCAGACGGCCTCACAAAGGAGGTCGACATCTTAAAAAAACGCTCCGACACTCAGGATGAGGAGATCAAACACTATATCCAAAAGGTGAAGGCCGCGGAGACGGAGACTAACAGCTTGAAAGCTGCCCTCCCTGGAATACACGGACAGGTTACACGTTTGGAACAAGAGGTTCAGAGTAAAGTGCGAGAAGTGGCTTCTGTGCAGCAGCAGTACCAGGCGACTGTTGGCGAAGTGCAAGCCCTTCAGTCTAGGATTGCAGAGCTGGAGAGCAGATGCAGCGGGCTGGAAGACGCAGTAAATGCCGCTCGTAAGGAAGCAGCCGAAGCTAAAACCAATGCATCTGAAAAGGCTTCGGCATCTGAGCAGCATCAAAAGGGAATGCAGACGCTGGCCGCGGAGGTGCAGCAGGAGCGGCAGAGGACCCTCGAGCTCTCGAAGCAGCTAGATGAGTCTCGAGCTTTGCAAACTGAGACCGAAGCTTCTTTGGAAGCTTTAAAGAAAGAGCTGTTCCATAAAGTTCAAGAATTAGAGCAAAGCCAGAAGACATCGAGTGAATCGAGCCGAGAGCTGTCTAGTGCCCGCTCTGCAGCTCAGGAATACGAGAAGGAGCTGTCTGAAACCAAGGAGCAAGCTGCCCACCATCAGAATGAAGCGGAGAGCAAGGTGGAGCAGATCAAAAGTCtgcagaaggagctgagtgacatggCTACCAAGCTGACCAGCAGTGAGCGCAGCTCCGGAGAAGCCAAGGAACTTCTCGTCAGAGAGTCCAGTCGGAGCAGTGAGCTTACAGAGCAGCTGAGGACAGTCAAGGAAAAGCTGGAAGCGTCTTCCAAGGAACTTCTTGACAAGCAAGCTGCCATCCAAAGTCTAACAGCAGAGGCGTCATCCTACCAAGATGAAGCCGGAAAGCAAAGGGCAACTGTCGAGGGGCTTCAGAAGACCCTCTTGTCCTACCAGACAAGTACCGCAAATCTGGAGAAGGATATAAAGACCTGGCAGGAGAAGTTCAGCCAGAAGGAGGCAGAGATGTCCGGCGTCCAGCACCAGCTCCAGGAACTGGAGTCCATTCAAAGCCTCTACCAAGAAATGAAGGCCGAGCAGAGTCGGCGGGAAAGCCAACACCAGGAGGAACGTCTGCAAAACCAGACTGTGGCGGAGAGTTTACAGCGGGAGCTGGAGAAAAGCAAAGCGGAGGCGGCATCCGTGTTATCCCTGAGAGGAGCCCTGGATCAGAAGGAGAAGATGTTGGAGACTCTGCAGAAGGAGATGAAGGATCATCGGGAGCAGATTGCTTCGCTGCAGGAGGAGATCAAGCTCCAGACAGGAGAGAATGAGACCCTGTCCCAGGCCTATGAGCAGGAGGTGAAGAAGGTGCAGACCGAACTGGCCGAGATGGCCAAGAAGCACACGCAGGAACTGGAGACGCTGCGGCTGCAGTATGAGAAGAAGGCCTCTGAAGGCGAGGGGCAGCTGCAGGACCTCAGCCGCAAGTATGAGCACGCCAAAGCCCAGATCCTGGACGAGAGGCAGAAGCTCCAGGAGGAGAAGCAGAAACTGCTGACTCAG GTCCATGATCTGAACAAACAGATGGACAAGGGGGCTCAGGCTGCGGAGCACTACAAGGCACAG ATGGAGAAAGCGAAGGTTCACTATGATGTGAAGAAGCAGCAGCACCAGCAGCTGAGCGCGGAGCTGCAGAGCGTCACCCGGGAGCAGGAGGCGCTGCGCAAGGAGAACGCAGAGCTCAAGGCAGAGTCCGAGCGGGCGAGTAAGGAACTACAGCGCTCACTGCTGCAGAACAAGGAGGCCCAGAAAACCAGCAAGACTCTAAGCTACCAAGTGCGGAGCCTGGAGGCCCAG GTGGAGGACGCCAATCGTCAGCTCCGCGAGCTCACGAAGGCTCAAGCTCCCACTGAGGCCATGAAGAGCCGGGAGAGCCTGCGCCCACCACGAGTTACCCGGAGCCACGCGGACGTTAGTGTAGACAGCCTGGACATGAGCGACGAGGAGGAAGACCCCCTGAACTCCACCAG CAAGAACGGTCGCTCTCATCAGCTCCCTTCCAAATCCACTGCCAAGTCCAGTAGCCCCACGGCCGCCGCGTCTAACCGGCTCCCTAGGAAAGTGGAGTCCCTGGAAAGCCTGTACTTCACCCCCATCCCCACCCGCACGCGCTCCAAGCTGGACAGCAGCATCGGCTCCATCCCcgacctgtccctggactcctcaAAGAAGACGCGCTCAGCCCGAAGGCGGACCACCCAGGTCATCAACATCACGATGACAAAG AAAACCAAGGAGGAAGGAGAACCAGAAAGCCCCAACACCTCGTTCTACAGCCTGCGCTCTGCGCCCTCGCACCAGAACCTGCAGCAGCCGCAGGACAGCCACCGCCGCGGAGGGAAGCCGCAGCCTGCCACCTCCGCTCCTGCCCTCACCAGCCTCCCCTCGCTGGAGTCACTGGTAAAGCCCGAGCTCACGTCGTCTGACGACAGCCTGAACAACTCTGTGCTGATGAGTCTGCCCGGCTACCGGCCCACCACCCGCAGCTCTgcccgcctgtcccaggcaggag CCTCCGGTCGGAGCAGCTTCTACCTGAACACGTGCCAGGATGAGCCGGACCCCCAGGAGGACTGGAGTAGAATAGCCGAACTGCAGCAGCGGAACCAGGCCTGCCCCCCGCACCTGAAGACCAGCTACCCCCTGGAATCCAGG ACGACTCTCCTGGCCTCCTCCATCACTGATGAAGAGGTGAAGACCGGCGACCCCCTGGAGACGCTGCGACGGGCCACGCTGCTGCCTGCACAAATCCAGGAGTCTGTGGGCAGCACGAGGAGGATGACACTGGCATCCACCGGGACTGAGCATTCGTCGGCCGGCAGCAGCATCACCACGAGGCAGCAAAGGAAGCGCGTGTCCGAGGACTCTCATTACGGGCCGGACACTCCGGAG TCTAAGAAGTCTGCCAGCTGCTTCCCACGGCCGATGACCCCAAAAGAAAAATCTGAGACACGAAGATTGTCCGCCGCAGAAAGCAAAGCTGGCGTGAGCCAGCAGCAG TCGCTCACCAGCCGCCGTCAGACCATGGCCTTCAACATTCTTAATACCCCCAAAAAGCTGGGGAGCAGCTTACTGAAGAGGGGTCTAAGCAAAATGTCCACCCCCAAGTCTACACCTCAGGGACGTGGAGGCAGCAGCAAGGCCTCGCTCCTTGGCATCCGCAAGTCTCCCAACAGAAAGTCTCCGCGGGGGTCCGGGAAGTCCCCGAAGAACACAAAG GAGTCTCCGGATCTTAATGCAGAG